A single Capra hircus breed San Clemente chromosome 13, ASM170441v1, whole genome shotgun sequence DNA region contains:
- the EMILIN3 gene encoding EMILIN-3 → MGRRRLPVWLCAVAALLSGAQAKGTPLLTRPAPPGASRYSLYTTGWRPRLRPGPHKALCAYIVHRNVTCVLQEGAESYLKAEYRQCGWGPKCPGTVTYRSVLRPRYKVGYKTVTDLAWRCCPGLAGEGCPEHLTDHGATPPQPEPETQSPSGQVGLGPRPLPSSRVAPSPHGRKGPGLFGERLERLEGDVQRLAQAYGTLSGLVARHDDPSRMTGGPRAPATPVGFGVIPEGFVSPQDRAGKPLSPPLDEILSKVTEVSNTLRTKVQLLDKVHGLALGHEAHLQQLREAPPSPLTSLALLDEYVDRRLHRLWGSLLDGFEQKLQGVQSTCDLHVQEVRQQCEEGQAANQRLHQSLDGRELALRRELSQLGTRLQGLSVAGGGSCCGQLAFIRARVDSLERNLQAVIEAHRGRGAPDGDDLTRLSAAMLEEGMDGLLEGVETANGTGGGAQGCCLGTEEGGWGARGFHTTLEERVQRLEERLVTLAGEPSHDRAPPGRPARPLVQTELAVLEQRLVSLETSCTPGTTSAVLDKLGAEVKAWQSRSEALLRQVASHAVLLQQLNGTVAEVQGQLAEATGSSLQGEITLLKVNLNSVSKSLTGLSDSVSQYSDAFLAANTSLDERERKVEAEVHAIQEQVSSQGSRLRADHRQVLSLRGELEQLRASMAEVAGGLSRCQDTAQELRHAVGHFDQRVAQVEGACRRLGLLAAGLDSLPAESSGPREGLWDHVDQLNRTLAQHAKDIARLRDDLLACRAQLAERVRPGQAN, encoded by the exons ATGGGCCGCCGCCGCCTGCCGGTCTGGCTGTGCGCAGTGGCGGCGCTGCTCTCAGGGGCGCAGGCCAAGGGCACCCCGCTCCTCACGCGGCCCGCGCCGCCCGGTGCTTCCCGTTACAGCCTCTACACGACGGGATGGCGCCCGCGGCTGCGCCCGGGGCCGCACAA GGCCCTCTGTGCCTACATCGTGCACAGGAATGTGACCTGCGTCCTACAGGAGGGAGCAGAGAGCTACCTAAAGGCTGAATACCGGCAGTGTGGCTGGGGGCCCAAGTGCCCTGGGACAGTCAC GTACCGCTCGGTGCTCAGACCCAGATACAAGGTGGGCTACAAGACGGTGACGGACCTCGCCTGGCGTTGTTGCCCTGGCCTCGCTGGAGAAGGCTGTCCCGAGCACCTCACAGACCACGGGGCCACACCACCTCAGCCGGAGCCTGAGACCCAGAGTCCCTCGGGGCAGGTGGGCTTGGGCCCCAGGCCCCTTCCTTCCAGCAGAGTGGCCCCAAGCCCCCATG GAAGGAAAGGCCCAGGGCTGTTTGGTGAACGGCTGGAACGCCTGGAGGGTGACGTCCAGCGCCTGGCACAAGCATATGGTACCCTCAGCGGCCTCGTGGCCAGGCATGACGACCCCAGTAGGATGACTGGTGGACCCAGGGCTCCTGCCACCCCTGTGGGCTTTGGGGTCATCCCTGAGGGCTTTGTGAGCCCCCAAGACAGAGCTGGAAAACCGCTCAGCCCGCCCCTGGATGAGATCCTAAGCAAAGTGACTGAAGTGAGCAACACACTCCGGACCAAGGTGCAGCTGCTGGACAAGGTGCATGGGCTGGCCCTCGGCCACGAGGCTCACCTGCAGCAGCTGCGGGAGGCACCCCCGTCCCCCCTCACCTCCCTGGCGCTGCTGGATGAGTATGTGGACCGACGGCTGCACCGGCTCTGGGGCAGCCTGCTGGACGGCTTCGAGCAGAAGCTGCAGGGCGTCCAGAGCACGTGTGACCTGCACGTGCAGGAGGTGCGTCAGCAGTGTGAGGAGGGCCAGGCGGCCAACCAGAGGCTGCACCAGAGCCTTGATGGCCGAGAGCTGGCCCTGCGCCGGGAACTCTCACAGCTGGGTACCCGGCTGCAGGGCCTGAGTGTGGCTGGCGGGGGCAGCTGCTGCGGGCAGCTGGCCTTCATCAGGGCCCGCGTGGACAGCCTCGAGAGGAACCTGCAGGCCGTGATCGAGGCCCACCGGGGCCGCGGCGCCCCCGATGGGGATGACCTCACGCGGCTGTCTGCCGCCATGCTCGAGGAGGGCATGGATGGGCTGTTGGAGGGCGTGGAGACCGCCAACGGGACAGGGGGTGGAGCCCAGGGCTGCTGTCTGGGGAcggaggaagggggctggggcGCACGCGGCTTCCACACCACGCTGGAAGAGCGTGTGCAGAGGCTGGAGGAACGCCTGGTGACGCTGGCTGGGGAGCCGAGCCACGACCGCGCCCCTCCAGGCAGGCCAGCTCGGCCCCTCGTGCAGACGGAGCTGGCCGTGCTGGAGCAGAGGCTGGTTTCGCTGGAGACCTCGTGTACCCCCGGCACCACCTCTGCCGTCCTGGACAAGCTCGGGGCCGAGGTGAAGGCCTGGCAGAGCCGGAGCGAGGCCCTCCTGCGCCAGGTGGCCAGCCACGCAGTCCTGCTCCAGCAGCTCAATGGCACCGTGGCCGAGGTCCAGGGGCAGCTGGCGGAAGCGACGGGCAGCTCTCTCCAAGGCGAGATCACCCTGCTCAAGGTCAACCTGAACTCTGTGAGCAAGTCGCTCACGGGCCTCAGCGACTCCGTCAGCCAGTATTCCGATGCCTTCTTGGCCGCCAACACGTCCCTGGACGAGCGGGAACGCAAGGTGGAGGCCGAGGTCCATGCCATCCAGGAGCAGGTCAGCAGCCAAGGCTCGCGGCTTCGGGCCGATCACAGGCAGGTCCTGAGCCTGCGGGGGGAGCTGGAGCAGCTCAGGGCCAGCATGGCCGAGGTGGCTGGCGGGCTGAGCCGCTGCCAGGACACAGCCCAGGAGCTCCGGCACGCGGTGGGACACTTCGATCAGAGGGTGGCCCAAGTGGAAGGTGCCTGCAGGAGGCTGGGCCTACTGGCTGCGGGCCTGGACAGCTTGCCAGCCGAGTCGTCGGGGCCCAGGGAGGGCCTGTGGGACCATGTGGACCAGCTGAATCGCACGCTGGCCCAGCACGCCAAGGACATCGCCCGCCTCCGGGATGACCTGCTGGCCTGCCGTGCCCAGCTGGCTGAGCGGGTGCGGCCAGGGCAGGCCAATTAG